The DNA sequence AAGTCAACCCTCTTAATCTAATAAGCAGGAATCACGTTATTATGGGTTTTGTGTTTAAAATATTTTGCTCTTTTTAAATATTGCCCACTGCCCGCTTTTCCAGTGAACTGGCGGTCTTTAATCACATACTCTCCCCTTACGAGCACAGTGACAGGCTCTCCTTTGACTGATAATCCTTCAAATGCGCTGTAATCAACAGCTAAATGGTGGGTGCCTGCAGAAATGGTTCGTTCCTTTTCTGGGTCAAATAGGACAATATCGGCATCAGAGCCTACAGCAATCGTCCCTTTCTGAGGGTAGAGGCCAAATAGCTTCGCAGCACGGGTCGAAGTGATGTCGACAAATTGGTTGAGGGTGATCCTTCCCTTTGCCGCCCCTTCTGAAAAGAGGATCGAGAACCGGTCTTCAATAGTCGGGCCTCCGTTCGGTATTTTGGTAAAATCCTCCCTGCCGAGATCCTTTTGCCCCTTAAAATCAAAAGAGCATTGGTCAGAGCCGATCGTCTGGAGCTGTCCGCTTTTGAGGGCATTCCATAAAGTGTCCTGATTCCATTTTTCGCGGAGCGGCGGGGACCACACATATTTTGCGCCTTCAAACTCAGGCTTTTCGAGGCTGGTCTGGTCAAGAACGAGATACTGCGGACAGGTTTCCCCCCAGACATCGATGCCCCTGGAGCGGGCTGCGGCAATTTTTTCTGCTGCTTCAGCGCAGGATACATGTACCACATACAGCTGGGAGCCTGCCAGGCCGGTCAGCTCAGCCGCACGCCCCGTTGCTTCCCCTTCCAGCTCAGGAGGTCTTGTAAGCGCATGGTAGATGGGTTCTGTATGTCCTTCTTCCAATGCCTTTTTCGTAAGATAATCGATGACATCCCCGTTTTCTGCATGCACCATGACAAGAGCCCCGAGGTCCCTTGCGGCAACCAGCGTCTTGAAAAGCGTTTCATCATCAGCCTGGAAGACATTTTTATAGGCCATGAAGACTTTGAAAGAAGTAATTCCCTCAGAATCTATCACTTTCGGCAGCTCCGCCAGTACTTTATCATTGATTTCCCCGATCATGAGGTGGAAGCTGTAATCGATGGCAGCCTTGTCTTTAGATTTTTGGTGCCATTCATCAATGCTTTCCTGGAGAGGCCTTCCTTTAGATGTCAGGCAAAAGTCTATGATGGTCGTCGTGCCCCCAAAGGCTGCGGCAATCGTGCCTGACTCAAAATCGTCCTTTGTCACAGTCCCGCCGAATGGCATATCTAGGTGGGTGTGCGGGTCTATGCCGCCCGGAAAAACGTAAAGCCCTGCAGCATTGATGATTTCCGCCCCGGTATCTTGCAGATTCCTGCCAATCAGGGCGATTTTTCCTTCTTCTATTAAAATATCAGCCTGAAAAGTATCTGATGCTGTCACTATAGTGCCGTTCTTTATTATTTTCTTCATATTCAGCACCCCTTTACCGTTTAGATAGATCCAATTCGCATGCCTGTGCCCCGGCTATCGCGGCCTGCCGTTCATTCCAGGTCATAGGCGGCTGTGTGTGCGGAAGCTCTACCATTGAAATGGCCCCTTCCTCCGGGCAGACAATAGAACAGAGGTTGCAGCCGACACAGTCTTCTTCGCGGACTTTCAAATATTCTTTTCCGTTTTCATCAACCAGCATATCAATGCATTGATGCGAGGTGTCCTCACAGGCGATATGGCATTTATTGCAATTGATGCAGATATCAGGGTCGATCCTCGCGGCAATATTATAGTTAAGGTCCAGATTGCCCCAGTCCGAATACCTTGGTACAGATTTTCCGATAATGTCCCTGACTGACCGGATGCCTCTCTCGTCCAGATAATTATTCAAACCATCCATTAAATCTTCAATGATGCGGAACCCGTGGTGCATAGCAGCTGTACAAATCTGTACGCCGGAAGCGCCCATCAGCATGAATTCAACCGCATTCTGCCAGTTCGATATCCCGCCCATGCCTGAAATCGGGACAGATATTGCTGGATTCCTGGCGCACTCAGCGACCATGTTCAGTGCAATCGGTTTGACTGCCGGGCCGCAATAGCCTCCATGTGCTCCCTTCCCTCCGACATGCGGAATCGTATTCCAGGTATCAAGGTCCACCCCGGCAAGGCTGTTGATCGTATTGATCATACTGACAGCATCTGCACCGCCTTTTACCGCTGCTTCTGCTGTTGCTGTAATATCCGTTATATTGGGGGTAAGCTTCACGATGACTGGTGTCCGGGCCGCTTCCTTCGCCCAATAAGTCTGTTTTTCCACCAGCTCTGGCACCTGTCCGGATGCAGATCCCATTCCCCTCTCTGCCATCCCGTGCGGGCAGCCGAAGTTAAGCTCAAGTCCATCTACCCCAATCTCTTCGACCCGTTTGACAATTTCATGCCATTTCTCCTGTTTCGGCTCAACCATCAGTGAGGCAATGATCGTGTTGTTGGGAAACTTCTTTTTCGTTTCATAGATTTCCTTCAGATTGACTTCAAGCGGCCTGTCTGTAATCAGCTCAATATTGTTAAAGCCTGCGACCCGCTGTCCATTAAAGCTGACAGCAGCAAATCGGGAAGAAACGTTTAAAATAGGCTCACCCAGCGTTTTCCAAACAGCTCCGCCCCATCCGGCCTCGAAAGCACGCTGAACCTGATAGCCTGAATTGGTAGGTGGTGCAGAGGCAAGCCAGAAAGGATTGGTTGACTTTATGCCTGCCAATTCTATGCTTAAATCAGCCATTTGCTTCTCTCCTTTCTTCCTTCATCATCAGCTTGTGGATCGCATGGGCTGCTTGTTTACCCTGCTGGGCAGCAGTGACGACCATGGCTTCCCCTTTTCCTTTGCCGAAGACAATATCCCCGCAGGCAAACACTTTCGGATTTGAGGTCTGGCATGTCTCAGGATTGATTTCTACAACTCCTCCATCGTGAGCAAGGCCGAATTGATCGATGAGGCTTTCGTGCCTTTGCTGCCCGATGGCTTTAATAATGATGTCAGCCGGGAGCAGATGCTCAGATCCTTCAATGGGTACGGGCCTTCTCCGACCATCCGTATCCGGCTCGCCAAGCATCATTTGGATGCACTCCAGTCCTGCTGCTTCCCCGCGGTCATTGCTGATAATCCTTTTGGGTGCCGTCAGCCATCGGAACTCGACTCCATCCTGCTTCGCAAACTCATATTCAAAATCATAGGCAGTCATTTCTTCCTGTGTCCTCCTGTAAAGGATTTTCACATTCCCCGCCCCGAGCCTTGCTGCACAGGTTGCCCCGTCAATTGCTGTGTTGCCGGCGCCAATTACAATTGCTTTCTTGCCTGCCACATCTCTCCTCAGTTCACCGGTTTTTGTCTGCTTCACAAATTCAATCGCATCAAAGACACCTTCCAGATTTTCACCTTCAATTCCAAGGTCCGGCACTTTTGACATGCCTGCAGCAAGAATCACAAAGTCATATCCGTCCAGCAGTTCTCCGGCTGTAACATCCCGGCCGATCTTCGTTTTTGTCCTGATGTCTACATTCATCCGCCTGACCTGTTCTGCTTCCCAATGGGCAATCTCCTTGGGCAGACGGAATGAAACGATACCGTAAGTGTTCAGCCCTCCGGCTTCCTCCTCGGCTTCATAGATGACAGTCTCATAGCCGAGACGGGCCAGCTCCCTGGCAGCCGATAATCCCGCAGGTCCGCTTCCGATGACCGCTGCTTTTTTGCCGTTGGCCGCGCCTGGGAAAAATAAGTCCTTCCCGCTTTTTATGGCCCAGTCAGTCGCATGCCTCTGCAGTTTGCCGATCAGAATAGGGCTTTTTGTTGAATTCAATACACACGCCCCTTCACAGAGCTCTTCTGTCGGGCAGACCCTTGAGCAGCTTGCGCCGACAGGATTGGCATCCATGATGGTTTTGGCGGATCCCAGCATATTTCCGCTGCTGATTTTTTTTATGAATGAAGGGATATCTATTCCAGTTGGACATGCTTTAATACAAGGGGCATCATAGCAATACAGGCAGCGGCTGGCTTCATGGGCAGCATCCCTGCTGGACAGCGCAGGCTCCGCTTCCCTGAAGTTCTGTTCCAGGTCGGTGTGTGAGATTCGCTTTGGTTTTGCATCGATCACAGCGTTCCCTCCTATCCTGCCTGTGCCAGGCAGGCAATTGAAAAGCTTATTTTCACATAAAAGCCCCTTACGGAAGAAGGGATGTCATTTCACTGTATGTTTCCGGCCTGCGGTCGCGGTAAAACTGCCAGGTGTCCCTGACCTCCCGGATCAGCTTCTTGTTCATTTCACCTATGATGACTTCATCCTTATCCCGGCTGGCAGAGGCAACGAAGCTTCCTTTAGGATCCACCAGGTATGACTGCCCATAAAATTCTCCCATATTCCATGGACCCTCATAGCCGACGCGGTTGATGGCGCCAACATAATATCCGTTGGCGACTGCATGGGCAGGCTGTTCGAGTTTCCATAAATATTCGGACAGGCCGGCGACCGTGGCCGATGGATTGAAGACGATTTCTGCGCCATTAAGCCCCAGCAGCCTTGCCCCTTCCGGGAAATGCCTGTCATAGCAGATATACACGCCGATTTTGGCATATGCAGTATCAAATACCGGATAGCCCAGGTTCCCTGGTTTAAAATAATATTTTTCCCAGAACCCGCAGCCGTTTCCTCCTGCCGCAACATGCGGAATATGCTGCTTCCGGTACTTTCCCAGATAAGTTCCGTCTGCATCCAGGACAGCAGCTGTATTATAATAGGTAGCTATCCCTTCCCGTTCATAAATCGGAAGGACAATAACAATCCCAAGCTCCCTTGCCAGCTCCTGGAATAGCTTTGTTGTCGGGCCGTCCGGGATTTCTTCTGCAGCGTCATACCATTTCGTATTCTGCTCGGAACAGAAATAAGGACCATAAAAGATCTCCTGCAGGCATACAATCCGGGCGCCCTTTTCTGCCGCTTCCCTAACAAGCTTTATATGCTTTTCGATTGCCTTCTCCTTATGAACTGCAACTGGCTCGCTGCCGTCCACATCATGAGATGCTTGTATCAAGCCGATCTTCACATTGTCTGCCATCTTTACTCCCCCTCTAAAATAAATTGAATCATCCTTTGCAGAACCGGGCTGTTTCGTACCAGGGCAATCCAGCAGCATGGTTCAGAATGTTCCGTTAATCTAACATACGCAGAAAGGGCAAGTTGTAAAACTTAATTTAAAGAGAGTAGAAAGAAAAAGGTCTAGCAAAAAGACAGTGTGAAGGATATCTGCATACAAAAAAGACTGCAAATGGCCCCATAATGAGAGGATCTTTGCAGTCTCATGCTACCTTAATAAAAAGTATAGAAATTAATTTTGCGAGGAAATATTGGTGCCATAAAAGATTTCGTCCATCTCTGTTTTAAGTCGGTCGGTGATTTCTTCCGCTTCTTCTGAATCCAGCTTCTCCTTAGTAAAGCCAAACAGATAATTATTCAGGTCGAATTCCTTCAGTTTGCATTTTGTGTGGAAAATTTTTTCCTGATAGATATTCACATCGATCATATCATACAGGCCTTTTGCTTCATCTGGTATATAATTCTGTATAGAGTTAATATCATGGTCGATATATAGCTTTTCACCGTTGATGTCCCGGGTAAACCCTCTGACGCGGTAATCAATCGTCATTACATCCGTCTCAAAGGAGTGGATCAAATAATTCAGGGCTTTTAGCGGTGAAATTTCCCCGCACGTGGAAACATCGATATCTGCCCTGAAGGTGCTGATCCCTTCTGTCGGATGGAACTCAGGGTAGGTGTGGACTGTAATATGGCTTTTATCAAGCTGCAGGACCACATTGTCAGGGAGCGGTCCGGGAGATTCCTCCAGTGATTCTTCAGGCACTTCGACAACAGGGCCTTCTGATACGAGCATGGTCACACTGGCTCCCTGCGGTACATAGTCCTGCTGGGCGACATTCAGCACGTGTGCCCCGATGATATCGGACACATTAGTCAGAATGTTGGTGAGCCTCTCAGCACTATACTGTTCATCAATATAATCAATATAAGCTTCCCGTTCTTCTTTTGTTTTTGTATAGCAGATATCATACATATTAAAGCTTAACGTTTTAGTCAGATTATTAAAGCCGTGCAGCTCGATCCGTTGCTCTGGTGTCAGTTTCATGTGCAAAATCCCCTTTAACTCTGTTAGTCTGTTGCCCCTATCACCAGCCTTGGCCACTTCTATGGCGAGCTCTTAAGAGAGTGTTTCCAAGCTGGTTAGGCTGATTACTATCTAGAGTACCCTTTATAAAAGGCAAAAAAACGGGTTTTTCCTAATTGTGTCCTGCTGAGGCTGAATCTAAAAAAGCCTATCCGTTTTGGATAAGCTTTTTGAGTACATCATTATGCATTAACGAGTTTATTCTTTTTGAATTCTTCCCTGATGGATTGAAGCAGTTCTTCGCTTGAGAGGATTTCATAACCCGTCAGGGCCATTGCCTTTGCCCCTAAGATCATTGCCTCCTGTGCCTGGCTGCTCATGGCCGCTTCGCGGAACTCATGGGTATGGCAGGCGAAATCTTCGTCGCAAATCTTGATATATGGGTGAATGGAAGGCACAGCCTGGCTGACATTTCCCATATCGAGCGATCCTGATCCATCGCGGTCCTCGTGGATTTCACCTGGATCTATCCCCAGCCCGATCAGCTCGTTAGTGAATGCATCCGATAATTGCTGGTTTGTTTGCATGTCGTCATACGAAAATTCATAAAAAGAAGCTTTCATTTCTGCACCAGTCTGAAGCGCAGCACCCTGGGCGCATGCTTTCACTTTTTCAACCAGTTCATTCACATAAGATCGGCTTGATGCTCTTACATAGAACTGGGCAGACGCATAGTCAGGAACTACATTGGCCGCTTTTCCTCCTTCAGGGATGATGCCATGGATTCTTGCATCAGAAGTGATATGCTGTCTGAGGGCATTGATGCTGTTAAAAGTCTGAAGCACAGCATCAAGAGCGTTGATCCCTTTTTCCGGACTTGCAGCCGCATGGGCACTCTTGCCGAAGAATTCAAACTGGATCGCATCCATGGCAAGTGATCTGCCGCTTTTCAAATACTTGGACAAAGGATGGACCATCATCGCAACATCCAGTTCATCGAAGATCCCGTTCTCCGCCATTGTCACTTTCCCGCCTTTTGTTTCTTCAGCGGGAGTTCCGTACACAATCACTTTTCCGCCAGTTTCTCCAACAGCCTTGCTCAGGCCGATCCCTGCAGCAATTGCCATTGTGCCTATGAGGTTGTGCCCGCATGCATGACCTACCTCAGGAAGTGCATCATATTCAGCCATCAGCCCGATGGCTGCTCCCGCAATGCCGCTGTCATAAACAGCACGAAAAGCAGTCGGAAGTCCGCAGGTTCCCTTCTCTACATTAAATCCGTGCTTTTCCAATGTTTCAATCAAAATCGCCGAAGATTTGAACTCCTCATGCCCGAGCTCAGGATTTTCTCCTATGTACGTGCTGATATTGACAAATTCCTGCTTAAGCTTATCTATTTCGTTCTGAATTATCTGCTTCATTGTATAACCATCCTTAGTGGTGAATTTTTATTCCTTTTTACTAGAATAACAAATAATTCGGTATTCGAAAATAATTATTTTTTAGTTCCTGCTGATTGCCTATTCCTGAGGGAAAAGGTATGCTCAATTTAATCATTGAATCAAGCTGAAAGCAGGTGATCGGATTGCAGCAAAACATCGTAACTGAGACATCAGCAGAAGAAATAAAAAGGCTGCTTGCCGCCCAGAAGAACTTTTTTGCGAACCAGGGAACAAAGCCCGCAGCATTCAGGCTTGCCCGTCTGCAGGAGCTTAAGGATAGTATCAAAAATAATGAACAGCAGCTGATCTCTGCGTTAAAAGAAGATCTTGGAAAGTCTGAACTTGAAGCATATTCAACGGAAATTGGGATTTTATATGAAGAAATCGGCTATACATTGAAGCATCTGAAAAAGTGGATGAAAGCAAAGAAAGTGAAGACGGCCATGACCCATATCGGCTCCAAGGGCTATATTATCCCTGAGCCATACGGAGCGGCCCTCATCATTGCCCCATGGAATTACCCGGTCCAGCTCGCCCTGTCCCCGCTCATTGGGGCAATTGCTGCCGGGAATACGGCTGTCATCAAGCCATCGGAGCTGACCCCGAATGTATCACATGTGCTCTCAGCGCTGATCAAGGAAGTCTATCCGGTAGAGTATATTTCAACTGTTGAAGGCGGTGTGGAGACCAGCCAGCAGCTGCTTGAGCAGCCTTTTGATTATATATTTTTTACAGGAAGCGTCCCTGTCGGCAAGATTGTGATGGAGGCAGCCAGCAAAAGACTGATTCCTGTCACCCTGGAGCTTGGCGGAAAAAGCCCGGTCATTGTCCATGAGGATGCAAATATCGGCCTGGCGGCGAAGAGGATAGTTTTCGGCAAATTTACAAATGCCGGACAGACGTGCATTGCCCCTGATTATCTGTTTGTCCATGAAAAAGTAAAACAGACTCTGCTGGAAGAGATGAAGAAGTGCATCAAGGAATTTTACAGTGATAACCCTCTTGGTAATGAGGATTATTCCAAGATCGTCAATAACCGGCATTTCAGCAGGCTTGAAGCGTATTTGAGCGACGGACCAATTCTTTTCGGGGGAAGGGTGAATGGTGAGCTTAGAAAAATGGAGCCGACACTGATGGATGCCCCTTCTTTTAATTCGCCTGTTATGCAGGATGAAATATTTGGCCCGATCCTGCCGGTATACGGGTATGAAGCCTTGGATGAAGCCGTCTCCTTTATCCAGTCACGCCCGAAGCCGCTTGCTTTGTATTTGTTTACGGGAAGCAAGGATATTGAAAATAAGGTGAATGGTACGATTTCTTTTGGAGGCGGGTGCATTAATGATACTTTAATGCATATCGCGACGCCGTATCTTCCTTTCGGAGGTGTCGGGGAGAGCGGGATAGGGAGTTATCATGGGAAGAGCAGTTTTGGGACGTTTTCGCATGATAAAAGTGTGCTGAAGCAGACTACGCTGTTTGATTTTTCGTTCCGTTATCCTTCTGCTGAGAATGGGCTGAAGCTGATTAGGAAGCTGATGAAGTGATGGGAGCCTGGACCGGTTTGGTTCAGGCTTTTGTTTTTTTATGGATTTGTATAAATTTGCTAAAATTAGTTTAGCTTTAAAATGTAGGCTCCTGATCTGCACTGCAGGCACTTCGCTTTCCGCGGGGCGGAGTTGAACCTCCTCGCGCTTACGCGCTGCGGGGTTTCAACATTTCCGCTGCAATCCCGCAGGACGTTGAATCTTCTTCCTGGAATCTGCATCGCACGAAGAAAATGAGCATGCATTTTATGAGGAGTCTTCGTGCCTTCCGTTCCGGTCAGCAGGGCTTTGAGAAAAAGATTCCTAAGCAACGACACCCCCTAATTGGTTTCTTCATCCGTTGTTGTGTTCTTAACTTGGGCTGATGGTTTCCGTTCCAGACACTTCGCTTTCCGCGGCGCTAAGCCTCCTCGCGCTTGCGCGCTGTGGGGTCTCAGCTCTGCCGCTGCGATCCCGCAGGAGTCTGCGTGTCTTCCACTCCAACCATCAGCGGTTTTTAAATTTACTTGCCAGTTTTAACTTAAAAAGAGTAAGCCAAGAAGCAGGGCTTTGATTCAAAGTTCAGCTACGACGAAAAATTCTCAAAGAGGGATCAGTGATAGGTTAGGAAAATAAGCGGAGAAATTCCCTCTAATTTCAAAAATGCCCTAAAAATAGCTCAAATAGACGGAGAAATTCCTACTATAAACTTAAAAAACAGGAAAATGGGCAACTTCGCTTCGCTTAACCGGAGATTCTCCGCTTATTTACACCCATCCGTGCCATATTCAGCCGTCTAAGAGGAGAATCTCCGCTTATTTTGAGGCTTGCTGCTCAAATCGGATAATATTATACTTCTTTTCTCCAAAAAGCCTTCCATCACTAAAATGTCCCATTAACTGAATAAGCCTCCATATATAATAACCTAAATGTAAACTGTCCCTTTTTATATTCAAATACAATAATCTTTACATAAAAACTTTACAAAAACAATTCAGCCAATAATTCCAGATTCCTTGCTCTGTCCTTGAAACTATAGGTATTATTGATGGCCATGATTTCATCGGTACCGTATTTTTCACTGATCTTGAGGAGCTGATTTCTCACTTTTTGAGGATTGCCTATGACCATTCTGCTTCGGTTGTGCTGAATCTTTTCTTTTTCGGCTGCCGTCAGGGTTCTTTTTTGGGCTTCCTCTGGTGAGATGATTCTTGTGTCGGCTCCTTTTTCGATGTCCAGGAGCCAGTGGTCCTGACTGGCTGCGAGGTGTTCGGCTTCTTCGTTAGTCGGCGCGCAGATGACGAATACACAGACGTTTGCCGAAGGCTCTTTCAGCATAGCAGACGGCTGGAAGTGACGGTAATAGTATTGGAATGCTTTTTCCCCGTTTGCCGGTGTGATGAAGTGCCCATAGGTA is a window from the Bacillus infantis NRRL B-14911 genome containing:
- the hydA gene encoding dihydropyrimidinase, producing MKKIIKNGTIVTASDTFQADILIEEGKIALIGRNLQDTGAEIINAAGLYVFPGGIDPHTHLDMPFGGTVTKDDFESGTIAAAFGGTTTIIDFCLTSKGRPLQESIDEWHQKSKDKAAIDYSFHLMIGEINDKVLAELPKVIDSEGITSFKVFMAYKNVFQADDETLFKTLVAARDLGALVMVHAENGDVIDYLTKKALEEGHTEPIYHALTRPPELEGEATGRAAELTGLAGSQLYVVHVSCAEAAEKIAAARSRGIDVWGETCPQYLVLDQTSLEKPEFEGAKYVWSPPLREKWNQDTLWNALKSGQLQTIGSDQCSFDFKGQKDLGREDFTKIPNGGPTIEDRFSILFSEGAAKGRITLNQFVDITSTRAAKLFGLYPQKGTIAVGSDADIVLFDPEKERTISAGTHHLAVDYSAFEGLSVKGEPVTVLVRGEYVIKDRQFTGKAGSGQYLKRAKYFKHKTHNNVIPAY
- the preA gene encoding NAD-dependent dihydropyrimidine dehydrogenase subunit PreA, producing MADLSIELAGIKSTNPFWLASAPPTNSGYQVQRAFEAGWGGAVWKTLGEPILNVSSRFAAVSFNGQRVAGFNNIELITDRPLEVNLKEIYETKKKFPNNTIIASLMVEPKQEKWHEIVKRVEEIGVDGLELNFGCPHGMAERGMGSASGQVPELVEKQTYWAKEAARTPVIVKLTPNITDITATAEAAVKGGADAVSMINTINSLAGVDLDTWNTIPHVGGKGAHGGYCGPAVKPIALNMVAECARNPAISVPISGMGGISNWQNAVEFMLMGASGVQICTAAMHHGFRIIEDLMDGLNNYLDERGIRSVRDIIGKSVPRYSDWGNLDLNYNIAARIDPDICINCNKCHIACEDTSHQCIDMLVDENGKEYLKVREEDCVGCNLCSIVCPEEGAISMVELPHTQPPMTWNERQAAIAGAQACELDLSKR
- a CDS encoding NAD(P)-dependent oxidoreductase, translating into MIDAKPKRISHTDLEQNFREAEPALSSRDAAHEASRCLYCYDAPCIKACPTGIDIPSFIKKISSGNMLGSAKTIMDANPVGASCSRVCPTEELCEGACVLNSTKSPILIGKLQRHATDWAIKSGKDLFFPGAANGKKAAVIGSGPAGLSAARELARLGYETVIYEAEEEAGGLNTYGIVSFRLPKEIAHWEAEQVRRMNVDIRTKTKIGRDVTAGELLDGYDFVILAAGMSKVPDLGIEGENLEGVFDAIEFVKQTKTGELRRDVAGKKAIVIGAGNTAIDGATCAARLGAGNVKILYRRTQEEMTAYDFEYEFAKQDGVEFRWLTAPKRIISNDRGEAAGLECIQMMLGEPDTDGRRRPVPIEGSEHLLPADIIIKAIGQQRHESLIDQFGLAHDGGVVEINPETCQTSNPKVFACGDIVFGKGKGEAMVVTAAQQGKQAAHAIHKLMMKEERREANG
- a CDS encoding nitrilase-related carbon-nitrogen hydrolase: MADNVKIGLIQASHDVDGSEPVAVHKEKAIEKHIKLVREAAEKGARIVCLQEIFYGPYFCSEQNTKWYDAAEEIPDGPTTKLFQELARELGIVIVLPIYEREGIATYYNTAAVLDADGTYLGKYRKQHIPHVAAGGNGCGFWEKYYFKPGNLGYPVFDTAYAKIGVYICYDRHFPEGARLLGLNGAEIVFNPSATVAGLSEYLWKLEQPAHAVANGYYVGAINRVGYEGPWNMGEFYGQSYLVDPKGSFVASASRDKDEVIIGEMNKKLIREVRDTWQFYRDRRPETYSEMTSLLP
- the speD gene encoding adenosylmethionine decarboxylase; this encodes MKLTPEQRIELHGFNNLTKTLSFNMYDICYTKTKEEREAYIDYIDEQYSAERLTNILTNVSDIIGAHVLNVAQQDYVPQGASVTMLVSEGPVVEVPEESLEESPGPLPDNVVLQLDKSHITVHTYPEFHPTEGISTFRADIDVSTCGEISPLKALNYLIHSFETDVMTIDYRVRGFTRDINGEKLYIDHDINSIQNYIPDEAKGLYDMIDVNIYQEKIFHTKCKLKEFDLNNYLFGFTKEKLDSEEAEEITDRLKTEMDEIFYGTNISSQN
- a CDS encoding M20 family metallopeptidase, translating into MKQIIQNEIDKLKQEFVNISTYIGENPELGHEEFKSSAILIETLEKHGFNVEKGTCGLPTAFRAVYDSGIAGAAIGLMAEYDALPEVGHACGHNLIGTMAIAAGIGLSKAVGETGGKVIVYGTPAEETKGGKVTMAENGIFDELDVAMMVHPLSKYLKSGRSLAMDAIQFEFFGKSAHAAASPEKGINALDAVLQTFNSINALRQHITSDARIHGIIPEGGKAANVVPDYASAQFYVRASSRSYVNELVEKVKACAQGAALQTGAEMKASFYEFSYDDMQTNQQLSDAFTNELIGLGIDPGEIHEDRDGSGSLDMGNVSQAVPSIHPYIKICDEDFACHTHEFREAAMSSQAQEAMILGAKAMALTGYEILSSEELLQSIREEFKKNKLVNA
- a CDS encoding aldehyde dehydrogenase; translated protein: MIGLQQNIVTETSAEEIKRLLAAQKNFFANQGTKPAAFRLARLQELKDSIKNNEQQLISALKEDLGKSELEAYSTEIGILYEEIGYTLKHLKKWMKAKKVKTAMTHIGSKGYIIPEPYGAALIIAPWNYPVQLALSPLIGAIAAGNTAVIKPSELTPNVSHVLSALIKEVYPVEYISTVEGGVETSQQLLEQPFDYIFFTGSVPVGKIVMEAASKRLIPVTLELGGKSPVIVHEDANIGLAAKRIVFGKFTNAGQTCIAPDYLFVHEKVKQTLLEEMKKCIKEFYSDNPLGNEDYSKIVNNRHFSRLEAYLSDGPILFGGRVNGELRKMEPTLMDAPSFNSPVMQDEIFGPILPVYGYEALDEAVSFIQSRPKPLALYLFTGSKDIENKVNGTISFGGGCINDTLMHIATPYLPFGGVGESGIGSYHGKSSFGTFSHDKSVLKQTTLFDFSFRYPSAENGLKLIRKLMK